One genomic window of Leptospira paudalimensis includes the following:
- a CDS encoding S41 family peptidase codes for MKRFVYLLSFFTLLSFALPVGFISCEPEAKKAQNRETNFTYVDFETVIRTVDKLYIDKHINVNRAYTDAASFAFLSLPHPLYIYPESYFKEREKYDDKEDLWPGTTFKISPSDKFVVFDPDYTQVEKIQKEKRKKNENRKLSDAELKKLIEKEKLKKSVISARWEEINFSRKDFDRVVTYIQDNLDKYKTPVLKGLVELDGELPDEEEEDKKEFRMEQVFVAAANGYLNSLDPHSNVFLEEVWEESMSKISDGSFEGIGAILSGGGSREVIVENPLEGSPALKAGIRSGDNIVAVDGKLIKNLSLDKVVKKIKGPKATKVVLTISRKGNTGKIDIEVIRDKITIKNVTYHLVKENPQVAYIKLTGFVKPGNGEPPIDTQIAEALAEMEKTAKENGKPLKAVILDLRGNSGGFLDLAVDIADMFIEKGLIVSTKTPGRSDDEKYAKIKDITKLPLAVLMNSKSASASEIVASAIQHHGRGILLGERTFGKATVQTLKKLDNNPNYLLKITNARYYSPSGKTIQVVGVSPDIEVSEEPDGTFPFRYREEDMWNHLPLIPHEGIVKSKFNLNAIKDYAKKNGKADTYLKEHANDAIKPDYMLIRSLDFIEGMLNAK; via the coding sequence TTGAAACGATTTGTTTATCTACTATCCTTTTTCACCCTTCTAAGTTTTGCTTTACCAGTTGGTTTTATTTCCTGCGAACCAGAAGCGAAAAAAGCGCAAAACCGCGAGACCAATTTCACTTATGTCGACTTTGAAACTGTCATTCGAACAGTAGACAAACTGTACATAGACAAACATATCAATGTAAATCGTGCTTATACCGATGCAGCAAGTTTTGCTTTTTTAAGTTTACCCCATCCACTTTACATTTACCCAGAAAGTTATTTCAAAGAGAGAGAGAAATATGATGATAAGGAAGATCTCTGGCCAGGGACTACTTTCAAAATCTCTCCATCTGACAAATTTGTCGTTTTTGATCCTGATTACACCCAAGTGGAAAAAATCCAAAAAGAGAAACGGAAAAAAAATGAAAACCGTAAATTGTCTGATGCAGAACTCAAAAAACTGATCGAAAAAGAAAAATTAAAAAAATCAGTGATCTCTGCTCGTTGGGAAGAAATTAATTTTTCAAGAAAAGATTTTGATCGGGTTGTCACTTACATCCAAGACAATTTGGATAAATATAAAACTCCTGTTTTAAAGGGACTTGTGGAACTTGATGGTGAACTTCCTGACGAAGAGGAAGAAGACAAAAAAGAATTCCGCATGGAACAAGTGTTTGTTGCTGCTGCGAATGGTTATTTAAACTCTCTTGACCCACACTCCAATGTCTTTTTGGAAGAAGTTTGGGAAGAATCCATGTCCAAAATCAGTGATGGATCTTTTGAAGGGATTGGTGCCATCCTTTCTGGTGGTGGAAGTCGTGAAGTGATTGTTGAAAATCCATTGGAAGGAAGTCCTGCGCTCAAAGCTGGGATTCGCAGTGGAGACAACATTGTTGCCGTTGATGGTAAACTCATCAAAAACTTATCTCTTGATAAAGTAGTTAAAAAGATCAAGGGACCAAAAGCAACAAAAGTTGTGCTGACTATCTCTCGCAAAGGGAATACAGGAAAAATCGATATCGAAGTGATTCGTGACAAAATCACAATCAAAAACGTAACCTATCACTTAGTAAAAGAAAATCCACAAGTTGCTTACATCAAACTCACTGGATTTGTAAAACCTGGAAACGGTGAACCACCAATTGATACACAAATTGCAGAAGCTTTAGCAGAAATGGAAAAAACTGCCAAAGAGAATGGCAAACCTCTAAAGGCAGTGATTTTAGACTTAAGAGGAAACTCAGGTGGATTTTTGGATTTAGCAGTGGATATTGCTGATATGTTCATCGAAAAAGGACTCATTGTTTCTACAAAAACTCCTGGTAGAAGTGATGATGAAAAATATGCAAAAATCAAAGACATCACAAAACTTCCGTTAGCCGTGCTCATGAATTCAAAATCAGCATCTGCTTCTGAAATTGTTGCCAGTGCGATCCAACACCATGGCCGTGGAATTTTACTTGGTGAAAGGACATTTGGAAAAGCAACTGTGCAAACATTAAAAAAATTGGACAACAATCCAAATTACCTTTTGAAAATCACAAATGCTAGGTATTATTCTCCTTCCGGAAAAACCATCCAAGTGGTTGGAGTTTCACCTGACATAGAAGTTTCTGAAGAACCAGATGGAACCTTCCCTTTCCGATACCGAGAAGAGGATATGTGGAACCACTTACCTCTCATCCCACATGAAGGGATTGTGAAATCAAAATTCAATTTGAATGCGATTAAGGATTATGCCAAAAAAAATGGTAAGGCTGATACGTATTTGAAAGAACACGCAAACGATGCGATCAAACCTGATTATATGTTAATTAGAAGTTTGGACTTCATCGAAGGGATGTTGAATGCTAAATAA
- the nadB gene encoding L-aspartate oxidase: MTRIKSDFLIIGSGVSGLFTALKLAPLGSVVVVTKKADYESNTNYAQGGIASVFDDKDKFEEHIKDTLESGAGLCDLEAVRVLVEEGPTRVKELLDLGVPFTRNQTGELDLAREGGHSKNRIIHSLDRTGSAVEQSLLDHVHANQNIRILENHACVDLITKHHLKNKENLPLRCYGAYIVDTETGEVFPVLAKKTILATGGAGQVYLHTTNPNIATGDGVASAYRAGAIVKNMEFYQFHPTSLFHEQGNSFLISEAVRGHGGILREIGGRPFMKDYHEMGELAPRDIVARAIDDTMKKRGEPHVLLDITHRPANDIISHFPSIYERCKKLGIDITTDPIPVVPAAHYMCGGVATDLLGRTNIADLYACGETTCTGVHGGNRLASNSLLECLVFSHRIANDIKSEGKLEYSLETDLIPDWNKEGTTNTEEWVLISHDLIEIKTIMSNYVGIVRSDMRLERALRRLKLISQEVKDYYNRTTVSLGLLELRNLVKVAELIVRSALLRKESRGLHFSTDYPEDRTPSRQDTILSHQL, encoded by the coding sequence GTGACTCGAATTAAATCAGATTTTCTGATCATTGGAAGCGGAGTGAGTGGTCTCTTTACCGCATTAAAATTAGCTCCGCTTGGTTCGGTTGTTGTTGTTACCAAAAAAGCAGACTACGAATCGAATACCAACTATGCACAAGGTGGGATTGCCTCTGTTTTTGATGATAAGGATAAATTCGAAGAACACATCAAAGACACCTTAGAATCCGGAGCAGGTTTATGTGATCTGGAAGCAGTTCGTGTTTTGGTGGAAGAAGGTCCAACCCGAGTCAAAGAACTATTGGACTTGGGTGTTCCTTTCACAAGAAACCAAACAGGTGAATTGGATTTAGCACGAGAAGGTGGACATAGCAAAAATAGGATCATCCACTCTCTTGACAGAACAGGAAGTGCCGTTGAACAATCGTTACTTGATCATGTTCATGCAAACCAAAACATTCGAATTCTAGAAAACCATGCATGTGTAGACTTAATCACCAAACACCATTTAAAAAATAAAGAAAATTTACCCTTACGATGTTATGGAGCCTACATAGTCGATACAGAGACTGGTGAAGTATTTCCAGTCCTAGCCAAAAAAACAATTTTGGCAACTGGGGGTGCAGGCCAGGTGTATTTGCACACAACCAATCCAAACATTGCCACAGGTGATGGTGTAGCAAGTGCGTATAGAGCTGGTGCCATTGTCAAAAATATGGAATTTTACCAATTCCATCCTACTTCGCTTTTCCATGAACAAGGGAATAGTTTTTTAATTTCAGAAGCTGTGAGAGGCCATGGAGGCATCTTACGCGAGATAGGTGGCAGACCATTCATGAAAGACTATCATGAAATGGGAGAATTAGCACCTAGAGATATTGTGGCACGAGCCATTGATGATACGATGAAAAAAAGAGGGGAACCACATGTACTCCTTGATATCACTCATAGACCTGCCAATGACATCATAAGCCATTTTCCTTCGATTTATGAACGTTGTAAAAAACTAGGGATTGATATCACAACCGATCCGATTCCAGTTGTTCCTGCCGCCCATTATATGTGTGGTGGAGTTGCCACGGATCTCTTAGGACGAACAAACATTGCAGATTTATATGCTTGTGGAGAGACAACTTGTACAGGAGTCCATGGTGGTAATCGTTTAGCGTCCAATAGTTTATTGGAATGTTTGGTATTTTCCCATCGGATTGCAAATGATATCAAATCTGAAGGGAAACTTGAGTATTCCTTAGAAACCGATTTGATTCCTGATTGGAACAAAGAAGGAACTACTAACACGGAAGAATGGGTATTGATTTCCCATGACTTAATCGAAATTAAAACCATCATGAGCAATTATGTTGGGATTGTTAGGTCTGATATGAGATTGGAACGTGCCCTTCGTCGATTAAAACTGATTTCACAAGAAGTAAAAGATTATTACAATCGAACTACAGTTTCTTTGGGATTATTAGAACTTCGTAATTTAGTAAAAGTTGCCGAACTCATTGTCAGATCCGCGTTATTACGAAAGGAAAGCCGGGGCCTACATTTTAGTACGGATTATCCTGAAGACCGAACTCCATCTAGGCAAGATACAATCCTTTCCCATCAATTGTAA
- a CDS encoding tyrosine-type recombinase/integrase, with amino-acid sequence MIKLKYKSNDKRFHLYFPYSELYIKIAKSIPKAIYHPEDKSWSYPNDAASIKRVLIEFSNYDIRYLANEIPKQCGILEDFFRSARERNFSFFTTKTYYSHLYRLLLFTEKLPMNIVSRDIENYLDFQVKEKSLRSATIRSARQAFIFYFREVRKQMKNLKFPKMKVDAKLPEVLSAEETRAIFNALPNLKHKILLLISYSAGLRVGEVIHLQLKDIDLERNMIRITQGKGKKDRYTILANSLILELKEYLQVREYNLLLKYSFNEVKNITWLFPGAGKRPLHIRTAESIFNQAAAKAKITKKVTFHSLRHAFATHLLELGTDLRMIQTLLGHSSVRTTQIYTKVARSRLENIKSPLDQIPKPKT; translated from the coding sequence ATGATCAAACTCAAATACAAATCAAATGATAAACGATTCCATCTCTATTTTCCGTATTCGGAATTGTATATCAAAATCGCAAAATCAATTCCAAAGGCAATTTACCACCCTGAAGATAAAAGTTGGTCCTATCCTAATGATGCTGCTTCCATTAAACGTGTGTTAATTGAATTTTCAAATTATGATATCCGGTATTTAGCAAATGAAATTCCAAAACAATGTGGGATATTAGAAGATTTTTTTCGTTCGGCTAGGGAAAGGAATTTTTCATTTTTCACCACCAAAACATATTATTCACATTTATACAGGCTGTTGCTTTTCACAGAAAAATTGCCTATGAATATCGTTTCTAGGGATATCGAAAACTATTTGGACTTTCAAGTAAAAGAAAAATCATTACGTTCTGCGACTATCCGAAGTGCAAGACAAGCTTTCATTTTCTATTTCCGGGAAGTCCGAAAGCAGATGAAAAATCTCAAATTTCCAAAAATGAAAGTCGATGCAAAATTACCTGAAGTTTTATCAGCGGAAGAAACAAGGGCTATATTCAATGCACTTCCAAATTTAAAACATAAAATACTGCTCCTCATTAGTTACTCAGCGGGATTACGTGTAGGAGAAGTAATCCATTTACAATTAAAAGATATCGATTTGGAAAGGAACATGATCCGAATCACACAAGGAAAAGGTAAAAAAGATAGATACACAATTCTTGCAAATTCCCTCATACTCGAACTCAAAGAATACTTACAAGTGAGAGAATACAATTTACTCTTAAAATATAGTTTTAATGAAGTAAAAAATATAACTTGGTTATTTCCTGGTGCTGGTAAAAGACCTCTTCACATCAGAACTGCTGAATCTATTTTTAACCAAGCGGCCGCTAAAGCAAAGATCACTAAAAAAGTCACCTTTCATAGTTTGCGCCATGCATTTGCGACACATTTGTTGGAACTCGGAACGGACCTTAGAATGATCCAAACTCTTCTCGGACACTCAAGTGTCCGAACCACACAAATTTACACCAAAGTTGCAAGGAGTCGGTTGGAAAATATCAAAAGCCCTCTTGACCAAATACCAAAACCAAAAACATAA